CGCAAACCTTGCTGCCGATGCCACCCGTAATCAAGTTCAGCCTGAAACTCTCCAAAACATTCAGGGGCTATCACCCGATCCACAGCGCGGTCAGCAATACATTACAGGCGTGGAGATGATGGTTTCGGCCTTTGGCTTTCTCAATGTCTTCAATGATCTGATGGGCCTAGAGATTGAGGGCGAGTGGGCACAGCAGGCACAGGATCAGGCTGGAATAGAGACGGGACGACATGCGGTTCAAGGCTCAAATCCATCCAATTTGGACTATGAGATTCCCACCGAAGGCCCTTCCATTGAGGAAATGCTGGTCAAGTACAACTCAGTGATCGCAAATCTAGAAGATTATACACAGCGGGAATTCGGTCTCTTCCCGGCCTGGATTCAGCAGTGGCCTGAACCGCTACGAAAGCACCATGCCACTCTCTACGGTGAGCTGATGGGGAATCGGGACCATACGCTGATTGATGCGGAGCTGAAGCATTTGATGGCGCGGGTAAGTGCCATTGCCAAGGACCACGCCTACTTAGCAGCGGTTGAAAGCTACATGGCCCATCATGTTGCTGTAGACAAAGACCGAGCTGTTGAACGGATTCGCCGCTGTTTTGCGGTTGCCACGAGTCGAGGCAATGAACGAGGACTATTTAATTCCCAGGAGAAAGCAGCACTGAAACTAGCTTGGCTCTCGGCTCAAATGCCATTAATGACACCCAAGCGATTTGTAGAGCCAGTGCTGAGTCACTATAAACCAAAAGCGCTTGTGCAGCTTGCCGTAGCCTGCTCAGTCGTGTCTATGGTGCAGCGATTTGTAGCAATTTCTCAGCCAAATATTGAACCAGAGGTGCTTCACTTCTTGGATGCAAACAACCTAGAGGGTGACGTTCTAGCACTTCGTTATCCTCTACCATTTGCGGCTGAAGTGACAGCTAGCGCTACATAGACCTCCAGTTCCCTTCCGTTTCTTGAATGCTGAGTGAACAGTGAATCAGCTACAAACGCAGTTAATCCAATCACCCCATTCGCCAAAAACTTTTACTACGAACCCAAAAGGAGGAAAACCGTGAAAACCGACGTAATCATTATCGGCGCTGGTCCCACCGGACTATCATTGGCCTGTCAATTCATCAGACACGGCATCGACTTCATCATCGTTGAGCAGAATGAAGGCGTCACCGCGCTATCTAAAGCGCTTGGCGTCCATGCCCGCACTTTAGAAATTTATGAGCAGCTTGGCCTAGCCAAGCAGGCCATAGAACAGGGGACCATTGCCGAGCAGGTCAAATTAATCACCGGGGGCACCATTCACGATGGGCCTGACCTATCAACGATGGGGGAAGGCATCAGCGCTTACCCTTACATGCTGGTTCTAGAGCAAAGCAAAAATGAGCAGATCCTCTACGACTACCTCCAGCGCCATCAGAAAGAGGTACTGTGGAACACCACTCTCGAACAATTTTCCCAGACCAACAATGGCGTTACGGCGGTTGTACAACCGAAAGACGGCGAGGCTCACACCATTGAAGCAAAATATCTAGTGGGCTGTGACGGAGCCAGTAGTGTCGTCAGGAACACCTTGGGCTTTGACTTTATTGGCGATACGTTGGAACGGCTTTTCTATGTGGCCGATACTCAGATTGACTGGGAATTAGATCACAACACCCTCCATGCTTGTCTGGGCCGCGACTCGTTTATCTTTTTCTTCCCAATGGCGGGTGATCGATGCTGGCGGATTCTCGGTAATCTACCGGAGCAAGCATCACCTGAGGAACTGGAGATGGATGCAACGGATCTAGAAGAGCGAGTCAAGGGGCTCACAGGTTTATCCTTAGACATTCTAGGCGTGAACTGGTACTCCTCTTACCGTGTCCATACTCGTCGGGTGGAGCAATTTTCCCCAGGTCGCTGTTTTCTGACCGGGGACTCGGCCCACATCCATACCCCTGCAGGGGGACAGGGCATGAATACGGGTATCCAAGACGCCTACAATCTTGCCTGGAAGCTGGCATTTGTCCTCAAGGGCTACTCGGATGAGTCACTGCTGGAAACTTATAACCAGGAGCGGCTAGAAAACGCCAAAAATTTGGTAGAGACCACCGACCAGTTTTTTGAATTTGAAGCAGGTTCAAACTGGCTGGTTAGCCTAATCCGAACTACTGTGCTGCCTCCGTTAGCCAAACATATCTTCAATATTGATGTTGTGCAAAGAGGACTGTTTTCGCTGATCTCTCAGACAGGGATTAGCTATCCAGACAGCGCGTTAAGTCATGCTGTAGACGATCTGAACTCTAAGGTTAAGGCAGGCGATCGCATGCCTTACTTTTTGCTCAAAGGCCAAAGCATCTATGACGACTTGCATAAGCCAATGTTTCACCTACTAACGTTTTCCAACGAGCACGAGGATCAATCGATTAGCAAGGAAATTAAGCAGGCGTATGGCCTTCTAATAGACCACCATGCTTTACCCCTTTCGACGCCTGTGGCAAAAGCATTTGGAATAGATCAGCCATTTAGTGTATTGCTCAGACCTGACAACTACATTGGCTTCATCACTCAAGATGACCCACTGAGTGAGTTGACATCTTATTCCATCAACTTTAAGCCAGCATAAAAAAATCTCGCTTTACATCGTTAGAGTCTTCCTTTGCTCACCGTTATTATTCAGGAGATTTCACTATGATTCAGACGACAGACATTTTAATCGCAGGCGCTGGCCCGACTGGATTAACCACCGCCATCGAATTGGCTCGACGGCACGTCAACGTTCGCATTATGGAGCGCCGCAGCCAGCCGTCAACCCGTAGTAAAGCCCTAGTGGTTCATGCTCGTACCTTGGAATTTATGGATATTCTTGGCGTCGCTGATGAGATGGTGCAGCGCGGCTATACTTCGCCTGGGATTGATTTCAGTGCTAACGCCAGGGAGCCGCTACGGGCCAATATGTATGGTCTCGACACTCGATTTCCGTTTATTCTGATTTTGCCACAGGCCGAAACCGAAGCGATTCTGGAGCGCCGCCTCAATGAGCTGGGAGTCGAAGTGGAGCGATCGTCTGAGCTAATTCAGTTCACGGAAACCCCTGATGGCATCCGCAGTATCATTGAACGAGAGAATGGTCGCTTTGAGGTTGAATCTCAGTATCTGGTTGGGGCTGATGGGGCCAACAGCCGTATCCGTCAAATTCTCGACCTCCCTGTTCAAGGTTCTGCTTATGACTGGACTGCGTTTTTAGGTGATGTCCACCTACACGGCCACCATGCTGAGGGCGGAACCGAGCAACACTCCAACGATCGCGGTTTGGCATTCATCGTTCCCTTTGATGACGGTTCCCACCGTATTGTTACGATTGATCGCAAGTACCAAGATGATCCCAAGCAGCGAGATTTATCGTTAGCCGAACTCCAGGAATCCATCAGCGCTATCTTGGAAAAGCAGGTAGAACTGAGCGACCCAGTATGGCTAACCCGCTGGGGAGCCTCCCTGAAACTAGTCTCTCAGTACCGCTCTGGTCGCGTTTTCTTGGGCGGAGATGCGGTTCATACCCACAGTCCTGCTGGTGGCCAGGGATTGAATACAGGTGTTCAGGACGCCTTCAATCTGGGCTGGAAGCTGGGTCTTGTGATCAAAGGGCAAGCCCCAGACACGCTGCTGGACACCTACCATACTGAACGTCATCCCATTGGCAAAAAGGTTCTGCGGACCAGCGATTTTCTGTTGCGGAGTTTATTGGTACGTCAGCCATTGTTGCGATCGCTCCGAGAACTCCTCTTTCGCCTACTGATTCCAATGCCGCTGATTCAGAAAAACTTGGCCAATAACCTGTCCGGTTTGGGGATTCGTTATAACACTGGTAGTGGGGAGATGGCAGGAGCCCGAATGCCGGATATGGCTTTGATGACATCTCAGCACGAAGTGGTCCGTTTATACAACGAACTACTGATATTTCCGGGGTATACACTGCTATTGTTCATTGATCCTGATCAGGCTCAGAATATGCGCTCAACGATTGAACAAATCACTAAGTACGAGAGAGACGGTCTGCAGATCCATATTGTGCTGAACAATGGCTTACCTGAGCTACATGACTTTGGGGTCAGTACCTTGGTCGATTATCGCGGTGATTTTGAGACTCGATTAGGATTTGAAACCGGGAGAGCGCTTCTCATTCGACCGGATGGTTACATTGCATTTGACCACCTCAAACTAGATGCAGATCACATTGGCAACCTCCTAAAGAAATGGCTAACCACTACTAACGGATTCCTTTATAGAGAGAAGCTTTCAAGACCATAGAGATATAATTGCCAACTCCGGGAACTTCAGACCCCATGGTCTAGTATGTGTCCGTCCTCAAAGTACGCTGTGGCAGTGTTTACAGGTAACCCAACTATTTTCTAGAAGCTCAACATGTTAAAATCATCGGGATGCTCCCGCTGGCCTTTCAGCCTGTAACTACATTGAGCAAGAAAAACTTGTTGGCTGAACTGGTTTCGTATTGACAACCATCACTTCATTTATTACCACTGGCACCATTAACTGTTGCAGTGGTATTGGCAAGATTACCCTAGTAAAGGCATTAGTGGATCAATTTAATGATCGTGCTCATTTGCTGCGACCGATATTATATTATCGGCTGTGGTCTGGTCATTCGGCAGAGCTATCTAATTACAAACCAACTTCCTAAGATTCAGTTGGTAAAAACCAGAAGTCGTAAGAAATGGGCAATGATTAAATGACTTGACTCCTTAAATGGCACTTTTTAGTCCAATCTGAAAACATCCGCAAGAATAGAATGAGGCTGCACCCTTCTATTTGAATTCGGGGAATCGTATATTATTGCAAGAGCTTCAGCCTGACCTAAACAGGGTAGCAGTGCTAAGCCCTCTGCGTGGTCACTGCCAATCGTAAATGGCAGGTTGAATAGCAGCTCTAAAGTATCAGCCGATTGGTCCCAGAGCGTATTCCCAGAGTGATCAAGAATGTTCTTGAGCTGGAAGACCTGCATCGCTCCTTCTAAATCCATCGTGGGACCTGCCAAGATAATTAGATGCTCCCCTCGAAGACACAGTTCCCGAATGCCTAAACCATTGAGATTGACAAAGTGTTTCTTGTATTTCTCACCATTTTCACCAATCTCTTTCAGGGTTAATACCCCTGGTTCATCATCTTGTACTTCAATCTCTAGGATGATCGCCCAACCTCGCAGAACGGGACCCCGTAATCCCAAAAACAGCTTGTCTCCACAAACAGCCAAGCCTTCAATATCTAGTCCATTCTCTTTACTGGGAATGTCCATTTCAATGAACGGTCCTAAGTGTGGATCACCTTGCAAAACTTCGATGAGTTGGTTACTAGTCTCTGTAGTTTGCACAGCGGCGGCTGAGACCGTTCGTTCAGGATCGGTAGGATGGGAGCAAGACTTGAGGGGTTCTCCTTGAAAGACAGGAATGCGGGCAATTAGGTAGCGATTTAAGTCAGTTTTTACCTCAGCGAGATTGTTAATATCTTTCTCAGGTTTCTTGCCTTTGGTTTTACCTCGCTTTTTACTATGAGAACCCGTGAACCAGAGATAAGGTTCAACATAGTCCATGCCTTCTATATCGATTTCATCTTCTGAGTTGAAAAGGTCAATGTAATTGGCAATTTCAAACTGCTGATGATTGCCATATACGTGTGGTTCAATCGGAGAAAGCCGCTCTAGGGTAAGGAATTCATCAGAAGCAACCCAGAGACTACCATCAGTGCTCAATGTCATTGCCGATAGTTCTTGGATTAGTTCGTCATCCTCACTGTCAAATTGCAGCAGTAGCCGACTCAGCAAAAACGGTTGTGGCATGGTTCAATACTCCATTGGGCAAGGTTTCATCTTCAGGATGCCAGAGTAACACTGATGGTTGCACTATCTTGAACTATGCCTGAATTTGGAGTATTGCAGTTTTGGAGGTGATTAACAGATCTTGAACATACTCTCCATTGCCACCAATGACATCCCGGCAAGTGTAGAAGCCGTCTGTAATGCGATGGAGTGCATCTATGAACCGGGTTCGAAATATCAGAAAGGGAAGGTACTGATGATGAAACGCTGTCCTGAAACGACCATCCAAGGTCATCTCTGGGAGAAAGATGAGAGCTGGGAGAAACGCAAGCGACTGATATCGATCA
This sequence is a window from Acaryochloris sp. CCMEE 5410. Protein-coding genes within it:
- a CDS encoding glutaredoxin domain-containing protein; its protein translation is MTTTLSIFTQPGCPYCDRAKAILDGIPNRQDYDVTTSSRNMSAAVYFSGALTVPQIFLGDYHIGGAEDLEQLQETQRFSKLMQTTQSRELGFDSLSDTELAEGAMDQPLRAYIPQSDGSRDTDPEALPILRFYKAFFGFWPNTFAYLHHWPEAYKLFVYCHNFSAVGYGKEGLGPLNMFSVGYSTSNAHGCSYCQVHSAATGGAQSLSIIQQLKQAQAGEADEGNPFGELELAIANLAADATRNQVQPETLQNIQGLSPDPQRGQQYITGVEMMVSAFGFLNVFNDLMGLEIEGEWAQQAQDQAGIETGRHAVQGSNPSNLDYEIPTEGPSIEEMLVKYNSVIANLEDYTQREFGLFPAWIQQWPEPLRKHHATLYGELMGNRDHTLIDAELKHLMARVSAIAKDHAYLAAVESYMAHHVAVDKDRAVERIRRCFAVATSRGNERGLFNSQEKAALKLAWLSAQMPLMTPKRFVEPVLSHYKPKALVQLAVACSVVSMVQRFVAISQPNIEPEVLHFLDANNLEGDVLALRYPLPFAAEVTASAT
- a CDS encoding FAD-dependent monooxygenase; its protein translation is MKTDVIIIGAGPTGLSLACQFIRHGIDFIIVEQNEGVTALSKALGVHARTLEIYEQLGLAKQAIEQGTIAEQVKLITGGTIHDGPDLSTMGEGISAYPYMLVLEQSKNEQILYDYLQRHQKEVLWNTTLEQFSQTNNGVTAVVQPKDGEAHTIEAKYLVGCDGASSVVRNTLGFDFIGDTLERLFYVADTQIDWELDHNTLHACLGRDSFIFFFPMAGDRCWRILGNLPEQASPEELEMDATDLEERVKGLTGLSLDILGVNWYSSYRVHTRRVEQFSPGRCFLTGDSAHIHTPAGGQGMNTGIQDAYNLAWKLAFVLKGYSDESLLETYNQERLENAKNLVETTDQFFEFEAGSNWLVSLIRTTVLPPLAKHIFNIDVVQRGLFSLISQTGISYPDSALSHAVDDLNSKVKAGDRMPYFLLKGQSIYDDLHKPMFHLLTFSNEHEDQSISKEIKQAYGLLIDHHALPLSTPVAKAFGIDQPFSVLLRPDNYIGFITQDDPLSELTSYSINFKPA
- a CDS encoding FAD-dependent monooxygenase, whose amino-acid sequence is MIQTTDILIAGAGPTGLTTAIELARRHVNVRIMERRSQPSTRSKALVVHARTLEFMDILGVADEMVQRGYTSPGIDFSANAREPLRANMYGLDTRFPFILILPQAETEAILERRLNELGVEVERSSELIQFTETPDGIRSIIERENGRFEVESQYLVGADGANSRIRQILDLPVQGSAYDWTAFLGDVHLHGHHAEGGTEQHSNDRGLAFIVPFDDGSHRIVTIDRKYQDDPKQRDLSLAELQESISAILEKQVELSDPVWLTRWGASLKLVSQYRSGRVFLGGDAVHTHSPAGGQGLNTGVQDAFNLGWKLGLVIKGQAPDTLLDTYHTERHPIGKKVLRTSDFLLRSLLVRQPLLRSLRELLFRLLIPMPLIQKNLANNLSGLGIRYNTGSGEMAGARMPDMALMTSQHEVVRLYNELLIFPGYTLLLFIDPDQAQNMRSTIEQITKYERDGLQIHIVLNNGLPELHDFGVSTLVDYRGDFETRLGFETGRALLIRPDGYIAFDHLKLDADHIGNLLKKWLTTTNGFLYREKLSRP
- a CDS encoding DUF3616 domain-containing protein encodes the protein MPQPFLLSRLLLQFDSEDDELIQELSAMTLSTDGSLWVASDEFLTLERLSPIEPHVYGNHQQFEIANYIDLFNSEDEIDIEGMDYVEPYLWFTGSHSKKRGKTKGKKPEKDINNLAEVKTDLNRYLIARIPVFQGEPLKSCSHPTDPERTVSAAAVQTTETSNQLIEVLQGDPHLGPFIEMDIPSKENGLDIEGLAVCGDKLFLGLRGPVLRGWAIILEIEVQDDEPGVLTLKEIGENGEKYKKHFVNLNGLGIRELCLRGEHLIILAGPTMDLEGAMQVFQLKNILDHSGNTLWDQSADTLELLFNLPFTIGSDHAEGLALLPCLGQAEALAIIYDSPNSNRRVQPHSILADVFRLD